The following are encoded in a window of Rhizobium sp. WYJ-E13 genomic DNA:
- a CDS encoding HAMP domain-containing sensor histidine kinase, with amino-acid sequence MKGLSGRYCVRVLSDIGGRATALVDRAAEGWLSRTSGGEAVRQSELAILRRLVFLSSAALVAAPLGLSLVTSPAVALPAGVATVCAAFLFSAVGSIALSRQAIPQNAAAASADDLFLEMSPGLVLFLDPHGSVTTAGGRDSRDYLAWMRDPKGRGFFEQVHVSDRILFLQALDALRQGEEKVTVDVRLERPSVSRDHRQFAYLRMDMTARRDMDGMLSAVIAQLHDVSVEQRLRAEAQARVADAELANDAKSRFLAAVSHELRTPLNAILGFSDILIGEYFGKFENDRQREYVGLIRESGAHLLSVVNTMLDMSKIEAGRYELLLEPFDIGASIRSCESMLTLQAKSKGVTLTNRIQRGIGEVMADQRALQQILINLVGNAVKFTEAGGVVTVDAAMRDGILKLTVSDTGIGIPADRLATLGQPFVQIQNDYTRRFEGTGLGLSLVKGLVALHGGHFAIASQPGEGTIITIEIAADGSGACTGEDTGRTGAVEFPPRLKGAVDTAEVEEGLFDGRAQAKIA; translated from the coding sequence ATGAAAGGCCTTTCGGGCAGGTATTGCGTGCGAGTATTGAGTGACATTGGCGGCCGGGCGACAGCCCTCGTGGACCGGGCAGCGGAAGGCTGGCTCTCCCGGACGAGCGGCGGCGAAGCTGTGCGCCAGAGCGAGCTCGCCATTCTGCGCCGCCTCGTCTTCCTGTCCTCCGCAGCCCTTGTCGCTGCTCCTCTCGGTCTCTCGCTCGTCACCAGCCCTGCTGTCGCGCTTCCGGCCGGCGTCGCCACCGTCTGCGCGGCCTTCCTGTTTTCCGCCGTCGGCAGCATCGCGCTTTCCCGCCAGGCGATCCCCCAGAACGCAGCAGCAGCCAGCGCCGACGATCTCTTCCTTGAAATGAGCCCCGGCCTCGTGCTCTTCCTCGATCCACACGGCAGCGTGACGACAGCGGGCGGTCGCGACAGCCGCGATTATCTTGCCTGGATGCGCGACCCGAAAGGCAGGGGCTTTTTCGAACAGGTTCATGTCTCCGACCGCATCCTTTTCCTGCAGGCGCTGGATGCCCTGCGCCAGGGCGAGGAAAAGGTAACCGTCGATGTCAGGCTGGAGCGTCCCTCCGTCTCGCGCGATCACCGTCAGTTCGCTTATCTGCGCATGGATATGACCGCGCGGCGGGATATGGACGGCATGCTTTCGGCCGTCATCGCCCAGTTGCATGATGTTTCGGTGGAGCAGCGGCTTCGCGCCGAGGCGCAGGCGCGTGTGGCCGATGCGGAATTGGCCAACGACGCCAAATCCCGCTTCCTTGCCGCCGTCAGCCATGAGTTGCGTACACCGTTGAACGCCATCCTCGGCTTCTCGGACATCCTGATCGGCGAATATTTCGGCAAGTTCGAAAACGACCGCCAGCGCGAATATGTCGGCCTGATCCGTGAATCCGGCGCGCATCTGCTTTCGGTCGTCAACACGATGCTGGACATGAGCAAGATCGAGGCGGGCCGTTACGAGTTGCTGCTCGAACCTTTCGATATCGGCGCATCGATCCGCTCCTGTGAATCGATGCTGACGTTGCAGGCCAAGAGCAAGGGCGTCACTCTGACGAACCGCATCCAGCGGGGGATCGGCGAAGTGATGGCCGATCAGCGCGCACTGCAGCAGATCCTCATCAATCTCGTCGGCAACGCCGTGAAGTTCACCGAGGCCGGCGGCGTGGTCACCGTCGATGCGGCCATGCGCGACGGCATCCTCAAGCTGACAGTCAGCGATACCGGCATCGGCATTCCCGCCGACCGGCTGGCCACGCTTGGCCAACCTTTTGTCCAGATCCAGAATGATTATACCCGCCGATTCGAGGGCACGGGTCTTGGCCTCTCGCTGGTCAAGGGCCTTGTCGCCCTGCATGGCGGTCATTTCGCCATTGCCAGCCAGCCGGGCGAGGGCACTATCATCACCATCGAGATCGCGGCTGATGGTTCCGGCGCCTGCACTGGCGAGGATACCGGCCGGACAGGGGCGGTCGAATTTCCGCCGCGGCTGAAGGGTGCGGTGGATACCGCAGAAGTGGAGGAGGGGCTCTTCGATGGCCGCGCGCAAGCGAAAATCGCCTAA
- a CDS encoding peptidoglycan-binding domain-containing protein, with protein sequence MAARKRKSPKGRKGRRQPGLLMTGAAALGGIGLQGATALGGLGLQSAGALGGVIGRNPSVAGGTIAFVVIFSFVAANALWYQPGTHPHPIFRTRDPGAPNVMGFRPQPELQGDVTTFRIERPDDAAATTETTPPPAVPGQQPNQLVMDIQKELIRRGLYNGNPDGVIGPRTSAAILFFEETVGMAQSGDATPDVLAALRTDAAGPSTIPAEKPREDVTSKATEEDPVAAAIRSAEKTVKTAPSAPKQVPLSGISNVDLVLKIQKGLTNMAYANVGVDGVAGEQTRAAIRHFQKHYNLPENGEPSEAVLKKLKEIGAL encoded by the coding sequence ATGGCCGCGCGCAAGCGAAAATCGCCTAAGGGCAGGAAGGGGCGGCGGCAGCCGGGCCTTTTGATGACCGGTGCTGCGGCGCTCGGCGGCATCGGCCTGCAGGGTGCCACCGCGCTGGGCGGCCTCGGTCTTCAGAGCGCGGGCGCGCTCGGTGGCGTCATCGGCCGCAATCCCTCCGTTGCCGGCGGCACGATCGCCTTCGTCGTCATCTTCTCCTTCGTCGCCGCCAATGCGCTCTGGTATCAGCCGGGTACGCACCCGCATCCGATCTTCCGCACCCGCGATCCGGGCGCGCCGAACGTTATGGGTTTCCGCCCGCAGCCCGAGCTGCAGGGCGATGTCACCACGTTCCGCATCGAGCGGCCGGACGATGCCGCCGCGACGACCGAGACCACGCCACCGCCTGCTGTGCCGGGCCAGCAGCCGAACCAGCTCGTCATGGATATCCAGAAAGAGCTGATCCGCCGCGGCCTCTATAATGGCAATCCCGATGGCGTTATCGGCCCGCGCACCAGTGCTGCCATCCTCTTCTTCGAAGAAACCGTCGGCATGGCACAGTCGGGCGATGCGACGCCGGACGTGCTCGCCGCTCTCAGGACCGATGCTGCCGGCCCCTCGACCATTCCCGCCGAAAAGCCGCGGGAGGACGTGACATCGAAGGCGACGGAGGAAGATCCGGTCGCAGCCGCCATCCGTAGCGCCGAAAAGACCGTCAAGACGGCTCCATCAGCGCCGAAACAGGTTCCCCTGTCAGGCATTTCCAACGTCGATCTGGTGCTGAAGATCCAGAAGGGCCTGACCAATATGGCCTATGCCAATGTCGGCGTCGACGGGGTTGCCGGCGAACAGACCCGCGCTGCCATCCGTCATTTCCAGAAGCACTACAATTTGCCTGAGAATGGCGAGCCGAGCGAAGCCGTGCTGAAGAAGCTCAAGGAAATCGGCGCGCTCTGA
- a CDS encoding AraC family transcriptional regulator: MLVNPDFLRHRTKMTSDPLSEMLSLLDARCLMAGGLIAGGPWALAFPQPNRIKISAVATGRCWLALDNGSAPILLEAGDVILLNGKHSFVLATDLALTPSDAVTAFKEKKVNGMARHGAGEDFLYIGGHIALGPTGTALLLDVLPPVIHVRATLAEAGVLRWLLDQLVREMAAGKPGALLASAQLSQLIFVQVLRAHIMTSEPLTVGWLRAFGDEKIAPALRQMHADPARDWQLGELAKAAGMSRTSFALRFKTVAGVAPLTYLTAWRMRLAERALREGSMPVSSLALSLGYTSESAFSNAFKRVTGIAPKRYRSSAAINIGPIDEVVDVEGRAPTVDYRPMRLANQPSALPRQG, encoded by the coding sequence ATGCTTGTAAATCCCGATTTCTTGCGCCATCGTACAAAGATGACCAGTGATCCCCTCTCCGAAATGCTCAGTCTGCTCGATGCCCGCTGCCTGATGGCCGGCGGGCTGATTGCCGGCGGGCCTTGGGCGCTCGCCTTTCCGCAGCCGAACCGCATCAAGATCAGCGCCGTCGCCACGGGCCGCTGCTGGCTGGCGCTTGATAATGGCAGTGCGCCGATCCTGCTCGAAGCGGGCGACGTCATCCTGTTGAACGGCAAACATTCCTTCGTGCTGGCAACCGATCTGGCGCTGACGCCGAGCGATGCCGTCACGGCCTTCAAGGAGAAGAAGGTCAATGGCATGGCACGGCACGGCGCGGGCGAGGATTTCCTCTATATCGGCGGTCATATCGCGCTCGGCCCGACCGGCACGGCACTGCTGCTCGATGTGCTGCCGCCCGTCATCCACGTGCGGGCGACCCTTGCGGAAGCCGGCGTGCTGCGCTGGCTGCTGGATCAGTTGGTGCGGGAAATGGCCGCCGGCAAGCCGGGCGCGCTGCTTGCCTCGGCCCAGCTCTCGCAGCTCATCTTCGTGCAGGTCCTGCGCGCCCATATCATGACATCGGAGCCGCTGACGGTCGGCTGGCTGCGCGCTTTCGGCGATGAGAAGATCGCGCCGGCGCTGCGGCAAATGCATGCCGACCCTGCACGCGACTGGCAGCTTGGGGAACTGGCAAAGGCCGCCGGCATGTCGCGCACCAGCTTCGCGCTGCGTTTCAAGACTGTCGCGGGTGTGGCGCCGCTGACCTATCTGACCGCATGGCGCATGCGCCTTGCCGAACGGGCGCTGCGTGAGGGCTCCATGCCCGTCTCATCGCTGGCGCTGTCACTCGGTTATACGTCCGAAAGCGCCTTCTCCAACGCCTTCAAGCGGGTGACCGGCATTGCGCCGAAACGTTACCGGAGCTCGGCGGCCATCAATATCGGACCGATCGATGAAGTGGTCGATGTGGAAGGCCGGGCGCCGACGGTGGACTATCGGCCTATGCGGCTCGCGAACCAGCCGTCAGCCCTGCCGCGGCAGGGCTGA